The Pan troglodytes isolate AG18354 chromosome 7, NHGRI_mPanTro3-v2.0_pri, whole genome shotgun sequence genome has a window encoding:
- the LOC134810734 gene encoding protein FAM90A15-like has product MKCWQAALVPATLGKKEGKENLKPWKPQVEANPGPLNKDKGEKEERPRQQDPQRKALLHIFSGKPPEKPLPNRKGSTESSDYLRVASGPMPVHTTSKRPRLGPVLADRSATETSDRGSVLASPSPLRKASLSSSSSLGPKERQTGAAADIPQPAVRQQGPEPLLVVKPTHSSPEGGCREVPQAASKTHGLLQAIRPQAQDKRPAVTSQPCPPAATHSLGLGSNLSFGPGAKRPAQARIQACLNFPKKPRLGPFQIPESAIQGGELGAPENLQPPPAATELGPSTSPQMGRRTPAQVPSVDRQPPHSRPCLPTAQACTMSHHPAASHDGAQPLTVLFRRLENGRWSSSLLAAPSFHSPEKPGAFLAQSPHVSEKSEGPRVRVPPSVLYEDLQVSSSSEDSDSDLE; this is encoded by the exons atgaagtgctggcaggcagccctggttccagcgaccttggggaaaaaggaagggaaggaaaacctgaaaccatggaagccccaggttgaagccaacccggggcccttgaacaaggataagggagagaaggaagagagaccaag gcaacaagacccgcagaggaaggctctcctccacatattttctgggaaacctccagagaagccgctgccgaatcgaaaaggatccacggaatcttctgattatctgagg gttgcaagcgggccaatgccggtccacacaaccagtaagaggccgcgcctgggccctgtcctcgctgatcgctcagctaccgaaacgtctgacaggggctccgtcttggcttcgccgtctcccctcagaaaagccagtctgagctcctcctcaagtcttggaccaaaggaaagacagacaggggctgcggccgacatccctcagcctgcagtcaggcagcagggccccgagcctctcctcgtggtgaagccgacacacagcagccctgagggtggctgccgagaagttccccaggctgcctccaaaacccacggcctgctccaggccatcagaccccaggcacaggacaaacgtcctgcggtgacctcacagccctgcccgccagccgccacacacagcttgggcctaggctccaatctcagcttcgggccaggagccaagagacctgcccaggctcggattcaggcttgcctgaacttccccaagaaaccgagactgggtcccttccagatccccgaaagcgccatccagggaggtgagctgggggccccggagaatctccaacctccgccagccgcaaccgaacttggaccaagtacgtcgccccagatgggcaggaggacacccgcccaggtgcccagcgtcgaccggcagcctccgcacagcagaccttgcctgcctactgcccaggcctgcaccatgtcccatcacccagcggccagccatgatggggcccagcctctcacagtgctcttccggagactggaaaacggacgctggagctccagcctcctggcggccccctcatttcactctcctgagaagccgggagccttcctcgctcagagccctcatgtgtcagagaagtctgagggtccccgtgttcgtgtcccaccgagcgtcctctatgaggaccttcaggtttcctcctcctcagaggacagcgattctgacctggagtga
- the LOC129135852 gene encoding olfactory receptor 7E24-like produces MTNKVTGGCTLPAILGVMSSSRNLDVSNDITEGVYTPCHIGSNIILSPSGYWERYHSVEDPELQPVLALLSLSLSMYLVTVLRNLLSILAVSSDSPLHTPKYFFLSNMCWADIGFTSATVPKMIVDMPAHSRVISHAVCLTQISFFLLFACIEGMLLTVMAYDCFLAICCPLHYPVIVNPHLCVFFVLVSFFLSLLDSQLHSWIVLQFTSIKNVEISNSVCDPSHLLKLACSDSVINSIFIYFDSTMFGFLPISGILLSYYKIFPSILRMSSSDGKYKAFSTYGSHLAAVC; encoded by the exons ATGACTAACAAGGTCACGGGGGGATGTACtctccctgcgatattgggagtaatgtcgtCCTCCCGAAACCTGGATGTTAGCAATGACATCAcagagggggtgtacacaccctgccACATTGGAAGTAATATAATCCTCTCCCCATCTGGGTACTGGGAAAGATATCACAGCGTGG AGGATCCAGAACTGCAGCCGGTCCTCGCTTtgctgtccctgtccctgtccatGTATCTGGTCACGGTGTTGAGGAACCTGCTCAGCATCCTGGCTGTCAGCTCTGACTCCCCCCTCCACACCCCCAagtacttcttcctctccaacaTGTGCTGGGCTGACATCGGTTTCACCTCGGCCACGGTTCCCAAGATGATTGTGGACATGCCGGCGCATAGCAGAGTCATCTCTCATGCAGTCTGCCTGACAcagatttccttctttctcctttttgcaTGTATAGAAGGCATGCTCCTGACTGTAATGGCCTATGACTGCTTTCTAGCCATCTGTTGCCCTCTGCACTACCCAGTCATCGTGAATCCTCACCTCTGTGTCTTCTtcgttttggtgtcctttttcctTAGCCTGTTGGATTCCCAGCTGCACAGTTGGATTGTGTTACAATTCACCAGCATCAAGAATGTGGAAATCTCTAATTCTGTCTGTGACCCCTCTCATCTTCTCAAACTTGCTTGTTCTGACAGCGTCATCAATagcatattcatatattttgatagtactatgtttggttttcttcccatttccGGGATCCTTTTGTCTTACTATAAAATTTTCCCCTCCATTCTAAGGATGTCATCGTCAGATGGGAAGTATAAAGCCTTCTCCACCTATGGCTCTCACCTAGCCGCTGTTTGCTGA